The Salegentibacter mishustinae genome includes a window with the following:
- a CDS encoding YncE family protein: MKKLSKLVTMAIISGFLLNSCNSDDDNVDPDGPQPEGDFTEGFFILNEGSFGNNNSAVTYVSNNFSTNETEIFFKANDESLGDTGQSITFDDDYAYIIANASNLINVVNRYTFELVGQVDSGLVSPRYAVVENDKMYVTNQGAYEDAEATEFDDFVAIIDLETLEVEKTIETNTILEYIEEEDGLIYVQNAAFGSGNGITVIDSNSDEIIETIDTEDNLVSFEIENEVLYALSAAKLEKIDLISGQVTSQISIDGGSASNLQIEDGLIYYTIGTNVYKMSLNDEEAPTEPILEYSSSSTYGGMYGFKVEDNYIYTAEAPSFTENGTIRIYDLNGNLITEFDSGGIGPNGFYFND, translated from the coding sequence ATGAAGAAACTAAGTAAACTAGTGACAATGGCCATTATAAGCGGCTTTTTATTGAATTCGTGTAATAGTGATGATGATAATGTTGATCCTGATGGGCCACAACCTGAAGGAGATTTTACCGAAGGGTTTTTTATTTTAAATGAAGGAAGTTTTGGTAATAATAATAGTGCTGTTACTTATGTGAGTAATAATTTTTCTACAAATGAAACAGAAATTTTTTTTAAGGCAAACGATGAATCTTTAGGAGATACTGGGCAAAGTATCACCTTTGATGATGATTACGCCTATATTATCGCTAATGCTTCTAATTTGATTAACGTGGTGAACCGCTATACTTTTGAATTAGTAGGCCAAGTTGATAGTGGGCTTGTATCTCCCAGATATGCGGTTGTGGAAAATGATAAAATGTATGTAACAAATCAAGGGGCTTACGAAGATGCAGAAGCAACTGAATTTGATGATTTTGTAGCGATAATTGATCTGGAAACTTTGGAGGTTGAGAAAACTATAGAAACAAATACAATCCTTGAATATATTGAAGAAGAAGACGGGTTAATCTATGTACAGAACGCGGCCTTTGGGTCGGGTAATGGAATTACTGTTATCGATTCTAACTCAGATGAGATTATTGAAACTATAGATACGGAAGACAACCTTGTTTCTTTTGAAATTGAAAACGAAGTTCTCTACGCTTTAAGTGCGGCCAAACTTGAAAAAATTGATCTGATTTCAGGGCAAGTAACCTCTCAAATTTCTATAGATGGAGGAAGTGCCAGTAACCTGCAAATTGAAGATGGACTGATTTATTATACAATTGGAACAAACGTATATAAGATGAGCCTTAACGATGAGGAAGCACCAACAGAACCTATTTTGGAGTATAGCTCCAGTTCAACTTATGGCGGTATGTATGGTTTTAAAGTAGAAGATAATTATATTTATACAGCCGAGGCACCTTCTTTTACTGAAAATGGAACTATTAGGATCTACGATTTAAATGGTAATCTTATTACTGAATTTGATTCTGGTGGAATAGGCCCAAACGGTTTCTACTTTAACGACTAA